Genomic DNA from Dehalogenimonas lykanthroporepellens BL-DC-9:
CCGGCGCACCAGCAGGGACCGGTAGCGGGTCAGGGTTCCTTCCGGCTCATCGGGGAAATCCCGGAACAGCCGCTCGGCAATCCACATACCCAGTACCGCGTCGCCTAAAAACTCCAGACGCTCGTTATGGCTGATAGACTGGTCGGCGGTTTCATTCACAAAGGAACTGTGAATCAGCGCCGTTTCCAGAATTGCCGGGTTTGCAAACCGCACACCCAGCCGTGCCTGTATTTCTTCGTAATCGCTCATCAGAGTTTAGAATAGACCGTGAACCTTCAGGTGTCAATTCCAGCCGGTACTAGTCCCTCCGCACTAAATCCTTGACTAATCGGCCGGGAAGGATTATCATAGGTAAAAATCGATTCTGGAGGCGGGAATTGAAAGGTTTACTTGACAATCTGGTTGCTCTGGCTGTCGTTGCCGGTACGGCTTTCGTCGTTTTCGGTCTTTCCTACGTCATTTTCTGGGGTTTCATGACCCACAACCCTGTCTAAACCATAACGGCACAACGTAAAAACCGGGCCCGGCCTGACTTTCGCGGTTGCGTGAGTCTGGCCGGTTTCGTTATAATGGCCTTCGCGCGTTGGGGATTCGTCTAGCGGTAGGACAGCAGACTCTGAATCTGCATACCCAGGTTCGAATCCTGGATCCCCAGCCACCTCTTCACGGCGCATTCGTCTAGCGGCCCAGGACGCTGCCCTCTCAAGGCAGAAATCACGGGTTCGAATCCCGTATGCGCTACCACTATGCTCAACAGCAGGCGACGCCTTAAGAACTTTAATTCCTTGTCAGTGCCGTTGATATGGCTATTTTCTTTCACTAACCCAATATGTGACCGAGCGGGCGGTTCATTCTCCCTGAGTGTTATACTAATAACCTGAAGTTAAGACAAAGGCGTTTATTTGCGTATGAAAACATTGACCGAATACCTTTGGTTCGAAACCCGCCACCGGCGTGAATACATCAACATCACCGACCAGGTTGAACAACTGGTCGTCAAAAGCGACATACGGGAAGGTTTCGTTCTGGTTTCAGCCATGCACATTACTGCCGGCGTCTATGTCAACGACGCTGAATCGGGACTCATCGCCGATATCGATGAATGGCTGGATAATCTGGCGCCTTATCGGTCGGATTACTGTCACCATGCCACGGGCGAAACCAACGGTGACGCTCACCTCAAAAGCCTGCTGGTACATCACCAGGTGACCATTCCGGTGACCGATGGCCGGCTTGACCTTGGTCCCTGGCAACAGGTTTATTACGCGGAATTCGACGGTTGTCGGCGTAAGCGGGTCGTGCTCAAGGTCATGGGTGAGTAAGACGGCAGGGCAGGTCTGTTGCCGGATGTTCTGCCAGGAAAAGACATTCCGGAGACGATAATACCAATGTTTACCTTCGATAATATCGAATATGGCGGATTTCTGAAAATCCCGGCGCTCGATATCGAAGAGCGGCGGATAACCACGCTTATCGGCCCCAGCGGCAGTGGTAAAACCACCATTCTCAGGCTTTTGAACAAAATGATATCCCCCACCCGTGGCCGTATAAACTGGAACGGACAGGATTTGGCTCTTCTGGATTCCGTGGCACATCGCAGGCGGGTAGTTCTGCTGTCCCAGAACCCGGCAGTCTTCCCGGGTACGCTGGAGGAAAACTTGAATGCCGGGTTGGTGTTACGCCGGGAACAACCAGCGAATGAAAGCCGGTTGAAAGGGGTTCTGGAACAGGTCGGGCTGGATAAACCGCTTGACGCCCCGGCCGGTAAGCTGTCAGGCGGCGAGAAACAGCGCATGGCTCTGGCCCGGGTACTGCTTCTCGACCCGGAGGTCTGCCTTCTGGATGAGCCTTCTTCTTCCCTGGATGAGGAAACAGCTGTCGCCCTGCATGATATGCTGGCCAGGTATATAAAAGAATCCGGAAAAACCATGGTGCTTGTCACTCACTCCGGGACGGTAGCTGAAAAATACTCGGATGTCATCATCGATGTCACCCCGGGCGGCCTTATCGGCGGGGTCAGCCGGCTATGAACGGAATCATTGAACTGACGTTGTGGCAGGTTGCCGCCGCCTATATCTTCGTCGTCGTCGTTCTTTTTATTGTCCGTAAAAGAGGCATCGGCCGGGAGCAGGAAATCGTCCTGGCTACCCTGCGAATGACACTGCAACTGGTGCTGGTCGGCTACGTACTGGTTCTGGTTTTCGATAATCCCCACCCCGCCATCACCCTCGGTATCATCGTGTTGATGGAACTATTCGCCATCTATACGGTTATCAGGAAGTTCAGGGGATACTTATCGCCGTATCTTCAGCGGGTTATCGCTCTGGCTATGATTGCTGGAACTTCGGTCTGTCTGGTGTTCTTTCTGCTGGTGGTGATTGGCGTCACCCCCTGGTACAACCCGCAGTATTTCATTCCCATCGCCGGTATGTTCATAGGCAATTCGATGACAGCCCTGTCCCTGGGAGTCAAGTCACTGACCGAAAATATGGAAAGTCAGCGACACTTGATAGAAGAAGCGCTTATTTTGGGCGCGACCCCTAAAAACGCCACCGGTAAGATTATCGACAGTACCTTCGACTCGGCCATAATGCCCACCATTAACTCCATGCTCGGCATGGGTATCGTGTTTTTGCCGGGGATGATGACCGGTCAGATACTGGCGGGAGTCACGCCGACCACGGCAATCGCCTATCAGATAGCCATGATGCTGGGTATCCTGGGGGCGGTCGCCCTTTCGGTAATAATCGTCCTGCAGATGGGATATCGTTCGTTTTTCAACGAGCAGGCTCAGCTCAGGTAACTCTCCCTGTTCATCGGCTCGCTTAAGAGGGCAGTGTTCTCCGCCGTCGAGTAGAGAATGTTATTCATAACAGGGTAGGCCTGATGTGGTTACTGCCCTGCCGTCGCCCGGGTCAGCACTTCGACGTTACTCCTGGTGAAGAAGCCGTCGAAAGCACCATAACGGTGGATGTATTCGGTTACCAGCAAGGTATGGGGCGACGGTTGGGTGAAGGTCTGCTTCAATCCTTCCGATTCCGACCCGGCCAGGTTCAGCATGAACTCGACACCTTGGTTCCTGAGTCCGGTGAAGGTTTCCTCAATATCGCTGGTATCGAAAGCCATGTGATGAGCGCGTTTGCCGTAATTCCTGACGAACTGCTCGGTGGGGCCGGGAGTATCGGACGGGGATTCGCCGGGGATACCGGAAGTGAACACCAGGGCGAAATCGGTCGGCGATACGCGGGTGACCGAAGTGATGGAGTTCAGGCTTCTGACATAAATAGCGAAGCTGAAACGATACCCGGTCAACTCCATGAATTCGGTGATGGCGGCAGTTCTTTCGCCGGCGGTTACCCGCAGGGCAACGTGGTCCAGACGGCCGATACTGGGCAGATACGGCAGGTCAGGCTTTGACGGAAGGGGGAGTTCAGTCGCCTCGGCTGGCTGATACCGGTGTCGGGCGACGCTTCGCTCAATGAAGCCGGTCGAAATACCGGTGCAGGCTGATGGTACCGTTTGAATGAATCTCGAATTATTACCCGGAAAGCTTTCCCCGGAGAGGAACCGAACTCCCCGGGCACCGGCGATTGCCGTATATTTTTTCAGGTCGGCGCAACTGAAAACCAGCGTTTCCAGACGCGTGTCCGGCAGGTGGCGGGCTTTCGGCGCTTGATTGAAATGACGGAAGGGTTTGTCGGCCTTGCGGGCTCTCAGGAGGAAGTCGGCCGACCCGGGCCGGGTCAGCACATAGGTTGTTGCTGATTCATCTTCGAAAGCCTCGGTACAGACAAGTCCGGTGGTTGCCAGCAGTTCGGTTACGGCGTCATTCAGTCGGTCCGGCTGGGTGTTGATTATCACATGGTCCAAACCGCCGGTCAGTCCCCGGAGACCTGATTTCGCCTGATCTTTATCAATCCTGGCCGAAGCCTCCAGCAGTTCCCAATCCTGGCTGTCGATTCGTGACTTGTCGAAGGTCATGTCAGTATCCTTTTTGTTTCCGGCTTGTTGCCATTATGATATCATTCCCGAAAGCCGAAATATAAACAGAGGTGCCGAATATGCAAACCAAACGCAAGCTGGGGCAAACCGGCCCGGAGGTATCCGCGGTTGTATTGGGGAGCTGGCAGTTGTCCGGGCGTCTCATCGGTACCTCTTACTGGCGGAGCCTCAGACAGGATGACATAAATAAAACAGGTAGACAGCCCTCAAAGGCGGCATAGACTGGTTCGATACCTCTGAACTGTACGGCTTCGGTCGTTCTGAAAAAGCCCTGGCTTCTGCTCTGGTAGAAGCCGGCCGGAAAAACGATGAGGTGACCATTGCCACCAAATGGTTCCCGGCATTGATGGCCGGCTGGTTCCATCCGGCGCACCATGGACAACCGTCGGCAAAACCCTTACCCGTTAGTGTTGCCGGTTGTGCCATTTCCCCGTTGACATTACGTTAATAAGAGCGCTAGAATCAGTCTTGTTATTACGAACATATATACGTCATTCAGCAAAATCCCGGCAACGCCATTCCCGTTCCGGATGCCGGACAACTTAGGCGGATTGTTTGAATTGTTTCTTAAAAATGTCGCTACGTTTGAGGCATCTGCCGTCAAAGCTGAAAATAGGGTATTCGTTTCCTTCGCTTTTATCAGTAAGTCGAATCAATCACGATGCCCCTAAAAAGCTGAAAACCAAAAATACCCCGTCCTTGCGAGTCAGCCGCAGGCCGCGAAGCAATCTCGGTTGCCCATGCCACTTCGTCTCTTGGGAAGGCTGTGCCTGCTTTCTTTGTCCCGGTCATCCGATCCCAAGAAGTACTCAAAGCCGGATGAAAGGTCATATCAATCCCGGTTGCAGTATCTGTATCAGGTCTCGGGCGTTGTGGGGCGCATAAGCCTGCCAGTGATTGTTGAAAAAGGCGTATACTGTCCGTCCGGCGGTTGCGGCTCCACCGACCCTGACCGCCGCAAAACCCCAGCTCGTTGCGGGTGCCGGGCGGATAAAAATATCCTTTCCAGGTGCCTTCTCCCCGGGGGTAACTCCACCCCGAAGTCCTATATGAACAGCTCCCGTCATAGTCCTTCCATTATAACCATCCGTCCGGGTCGGTGACAGCAGGATTTTCAAAAAAACTGTTGACAATCCCCCGGGCATAGTATAACATATGTAATATATAACATTTGTTATAGAGGTGGGTCATGTCAGCCCTTTCGGAAAAACAACGGAAAGTCCTGGATTATCTCCGCCGGTTCATGGAGAGCCATGGCTATGCGCCCTCGGTGAGGGATATCGCTGACGGGTGCGGCCTCAAGTCGGCCCCGGTGGCGCAGTATTACCTGGATGTTCTGGAGAAGAAAGGCTTTATCGCCCGCATGAAAGGGGTGTCGCGGAGTATCACTCTGCCGCTTCGCGCCGGCGGGTCGCTGAAAGCGGTGCCTTTGCTCGGCATCATCGCCGCCGGCGTGCCTATCGCCTTGCCGGAAAACGATACCTGGAATCTGACTCCGGAGGAAATGGTGGAGGTTTCCGACGATATCCTGCGCGGGCGCACCAATGTCTTCGCGCTCAAGGTGCGCGGTACTTCCATGATAGATGCCCTGGTGGATGACGGCGATACCGTTCTGCTGACCCAGACCGGTACTGCCGAGGACGGCGCCATGGTGGCGGTCTGGCTTCAGGATCGCAACGAGGTGACTCTCAAGAAGATTTACCGTGAAGGCAATCGCATTCGCCTTCAGCCGGCCAATCGCTATATGGAGCCCATTTTCTGTGACCCCGGCAATGTCGAGATTCAGGGTCGGGTCATCGGCATCATCCGCAAGCTGGACTGAGCTTTTCACCGGGTAGGATCATGAAACTGTGCTGTGTTCTGCTGTCTCATTTCGCCTGGCGCTGTGAATTACAGCGTCGCCCTGATCTGGCCGGTCGCCCGGCGGTGATTACCTGTGCTTCCGGTTCCCGGAAGACGGTATTTGATTACTCACCGGGAATCGACGGCGTGGAACAGGATATGCCGTTACAACAGGCGCTGTCCCGCCAGTCGGAAACGGTCATTCTTCAGGCCGATATGGCCTTTTATCGGGAGATTTTCGGACGCGTCATGGACAGGCTGGAGCAGGTCAGCCCGCTGGTGGAAGGCAATTTGCCGGGTGATATCTACATCGGCTGTGATGGCCTGGATCGGCTTTATCCCGAAGAACGATTGTTGATACAGGCGGTACGGCGGGCGCTACCGGAAACCTTCGAGGCCCGGTTCGGCATCGCCGATGGCAAATTTCCTGCCAGACTCATGGCCATGGCCGTCGCTCCCGGCGCTTTTAAGTCGGCCGCGTTCGGGGATATCGCCGCCGGAATCGCTGACTTGTCATGTGATGTTCTGCCGGTGTCACCGAAGATAAAGAGCCGTCTGCGGGATTTCGGTCTGCGGCGTCTGGGGCAGGTGGCTACGCTGACCCGGCCGCAACTCGAAGCCCAGTTCGGGCCGGAAGGACGACGGATATGGGAACTGGCCTGCGGCCGGGACGATACGCCGCTTTATCCGCGCCTGCGGGAAGAAAGCATAGAAGAAAGCACCTTGTTGCCGGCGCCGGCGATATCCCTCGAGGTGATAATGCTGGCGGTGGAAGCCCTGCTGGGGCGGGCTTTCGCCCGCTTCGGTCCCGCCCGGGTCGGTATTCGTTGTGTGGAGCTGTGGAGCCGTACCGCTGGCGGGGAATACTGGCAGAAAGCGGTTCATTTCAAGGAACCGGCTATGACCGCGGCCGGCGCGCTCAAGCGTATCAGGCAGGTGGTAGAGTACTGTGTTCAGCCCGGTCCGGTGGAGGAACTGGGGCTGAAGGTCGTCCGGCTGGGACGGCCGGGCGGTCACCAGGGCAGTATCTTCACCGAAGTCCGGTCATCGGACAAGCTGGAAAGCGATATTCAGCAGTTGGAACTCAGGATGGGGACGCCCCCGTTGTTCAGGGTAGAGGAGGTGGAACCGTGGTCACGGATTCCGGAAAGACGTTACACGTTGATACCCTTAGGGCGGTAAATCTGCCGGAACCGCTGGAAATCCGGGCCGACGCTGACTATCAGCCGCTGGCGGTCAGGCGCCATCGCCGCTGGCTACAGGTGGCGGTCATTGAAGATACCTGGCGGCTGGATGACGAATGGTGGCGCCCCGCGCCGCTGTCACGTCGTTACTACGCCGTCATGCTTGCCGGCGGCCAGCGGTTGACCCTGTTCCATGACCTTGCCGGCGGCGGCTGGTATCACCAGAGCTATTGACTCGGTAGTTCCGGTCGCCAATAAATATTCAGGCCAGAAATCATGAGCTACGCCGAACTTCACTGCCACAGTTATTATTCATTTCACGACGGGGCTTCCTCACTGGAGGAACTTATCACCCGGTCC
This window encodes:
- a CDS encoding protein of unknown function UPF0047 (PFAM: protein of unknown function UPF0047~KEGG: pth:PTH_0565 hypothetical protein) — encoded protein: MKTLTEYLWFETRHRREYINITDQVEQLVVKSDIREGFVLVSAMHITAGVYVNDAESGLIADIDEWLDNLAPYRSDYCHHATGETNGDAHLKSLLVHHQVTIPVTDGRLDLGPWQQVYYAEFDGCRRKRVVLKVMGE
- a CDS encoding ABC transporter related protein (KEGG: amt:Amet_1587 ABC transporter related~PFAM: ABC transporter related~SMART: AAA ATPase) — encoded protein: MFTFDNIEYGGFLKIPALDIEERRITTLIGPSGSGKTTILRLLNKMISPTRGRINWNGQDLALLDSVAHRRRVVLLSQNPAVFPGTLEENLNAGLVLRREQPANESRLKGVLEQVGLDKPLDAPAGKLSGGEKQRMALARVLLLDPEVCLLDEPSSSLDEETAVALHDMLARYIKESGKTMVLVTHSGTVAEKYSDVIIDVTPGGLIGGVSRL
- a CDS encoding conserved hypothetical protein (PFAM: conserved hypothetical protein~KEGG: amt:Amet_1586 hypothetical protein); this encodes MNGIIELTLWQVAAAYIFVVVVLFIVRKRGIGREQEIVLATLRMTLQLVLVGYVLVLVFDNPHPAITLGIIVLMELFAIYTVIRKFRGYLSPYLQRVIALAMIAGTSVCLVFFLLVVIGVTPWYNPQYFIPIAGMFIGNSMTALSLGVKSLTENMESQRHLIEEALILGATPKNATGKIIDSTFDSAIMPTINSMLGMGIVFLPGMMTGQILAGVTPTTAIAYQIAMMLGILGAVALSVIIVLQMGYRSFFNEQAQLR
- a CDS encoding conserved hypothetical protein (KEGG: drt:Dret_0170 hypothetical protein) gives rise to the protein MTFDKSRIDSQDWELLEASARIDKDQAKSGLRGLTGGLDHVIINTQPDRLNDAVTELLATTGLVCTEAFEDESATTYVLTRPGSADFLLRARKADKPFRHFNQAPKARHLPDTRLETLVFSCADLKKYTAIAGARGVRFLSGESFPGNNSRFIQTVPSACTGISTGFIERSVARHRYQPAEATELPLPSKPDLPYLPSIGRLDHVALRVTAGERTAAITEFMELTGYRFSFAIYVRSLNSITSVTRVSPTDFALVFTSGIPGESPSDTPGPTEQFVRNYGKRAHHMAFDTSDIEETFTGLRNQGVEFMLNLAGSESEGLKQTFTQPSPHTLLVTEYIHRYGAFDGFFTRSNVEVLTRATAGQ
- a CDS encoding transcriptional repressor, LexA family (KEGG: dev:DhcVS_1522 LexA repressor~TIGRFAM: LexA repressor~PFAM: LexA DNA-binding domain protein; Peptidase S24/S26A/S26B, conserved region), whose amino-acid sequence is MSALSEKQRKVLDYLRRFMESHGYAPSVRDIADGCGLKSAPVAQYYLDVLEKKGFIARMKGVSRSITLPLRAGGSLKAVPLLGIIAAGVPIALPENDTWNLTPEEMVEVSDDILRGRTNVFALKVRGTSMIDALVDDGDTVLLTQTGTAEDGAMVAVWLQDRNEVTLKKIYREGNRIRLQPANRYMEPIFCDPGNVEIQGRVIGIIRKLD
- a CDS encoding DNA-directed DNA polymerase (KEGG: sti:Sthe_2045 DNA-directed DNA polymerase), whose translation is MKLCCVLLSHFAWRCELQRRPDLAGRPAVITCASGSRKTVFDYSPGIDGVEQDMPLQQALSRQSETVILQADMAFYREIFGRVMDRLEQVSPLVEGNLPGDIYIGCDGLDRLYPEERLLIQAVRRALPETFEARFGIADGKFPARLMAMAVAPGAFKSAAFGDIAAGIADLSCDVLPVSPKIKSRLRDFGLRRLGQVATLTRPQLEAQFGPEGRRIWELACGRDDTPLYPRLREESIEESTLLPAPAISLEVIMLAVEALLGRAFARFGPARVGIRCVELWSRTAGGEYWQKAVHFKEPAMTAAGALKRIRQVVEYCVQPGPVEELGLKVVRLGRPGGHQGSIFTEVRSSDKLESDIQQLELRMGTPPLFRVEEVEPWSRIPERRYTLIPLGR
- a CDS encoding conserved hypothetical protein (KEGG: sti:Sthe_2046 hypothetical protein) → MVTDSGKTLHVDTLRAVNLPEPLEIRADADYQPLAVRRHRRWLQVAVIEDTWRLDDEWWRPAPLSRRYYAVMLAGGQRLTLFHDLAGGGWYHQSY